A stretch of Plectropomus leopardus isolate mb chromosome 24, YSFRI_Pleo_2.0, whole genome shotgun sequence DNA encodes these proteins:
- the LOC121962795 gene encoding four and a half LIM domains protein 2-like, which produces MAERYDCTECKESLYGHKYILKEDNPYCIKCYEETFSSSCEVCHKIIGCTSKDLSYKDRHWHSECFLCIMCSRSLVDRPFATKDEMPMCIECYSNEYSSKCHACLKTIMPGSKKMEHKGNSWHENCFTCNRCQQPIGIRSFVLKDANNYCLPCYEKQFAMQCVHCKKPITTGGVNYRDQPWHKECFVCTSCKQQLAGQRFTSRDDFAYCLDCFCNLFAKKCAYCTTPISGLGGSKYISFEQRQWHNDCFNCKRCCVSLVGRGFLTCKDDILCPDCVKDI; this is translated from the exons ATGGCTGAGCGCTACGACTGCACAGAGTGTAAGGAGTCCTTGTATGGGCACAAGTACATCCTGAAGGAGGACAACCCGTACTGCATCAAGTGCTACGAGGAAACTTTCTCCAGCAGCTGTGAGGTGTGCCACAAGATCATCGGCTGCACcagcaag GATCTGTCGTACAAGGACCGCCACTGGCACAGCGAGTGCTTCCTCTGCATCATGTGCAGCCGATCGCTGGTGGACCGTCCTTTTGCCACCAAGGATGAAATGCCGATGTGCATCGAGTGCTACAGCAACGAGTACTCTTCCAAGTGCCATGCATGCCTGAAGACCATCATGCCAG GCTCCAAAAAGATGGAGCACAAGGGCAACAGTTGGCATGAGAATTGTTTCACCTGCAACCGTTGCCAGCAGCCCATCGGCATCAGGAGCTTCGTCCTGAAGGACGCCAACAACTACTGCCTGCCCTGCTATGAGAAGCAGTTTGCCATGCAGTGCGTCCACTGCAAGAAG CCCATCACCACCGGAGGAGTGAACTACCGCGACCAGCCCTGGCACAAGGAGTGCTTCGTCTGCACCAGCTGCAAGCAGCAGCTGGCCGGCCAGCGGTTCACCTCTCGGGACGACTTTGCCTACTGCCTCGACTGCTTCTGCAACCTGTTTGCCAAGAAATGTGCTTACTGCACCACCCCGATCAGCG GTCTCGGCGGCAGCAAGTACATCTCGTTCGAGCAGCGGCAGTGGCACAACGACTGCTTCAACTGCAAAAGGTGCTGCGTGTCTCTGGTGGGCCGAGGGTTCCTGACGTGCAAAGACGACATCCTCTGCCCCGACTGCGTCAAAGACATCTGA